From Malaya genurostris strain Urasoe2022 chromosome 2, Malgen_1.1, whole genome shotgun sequence:
tttgaggGCGAAGATTTGGCGAGTCTGTTGGACTTGTCATTTAGTACACATAACTTCACGATATCAGTTCCGGCAAAAACAGGTTGTCATCTTCATGGGACAAGGCCATATGCCACATGAGAGAAAGGGTACCGTAACCACAGACCGACTGCCATACCAAGTACTTGTTGCCAAATTATTCGACCTTCTTCTTCCGAAACTTCTCTGGAACAACCAGGTGGGACTTGCCGACGAGAAACTTCAGACCGGAGATATCCTTGGCGCCCGCTTCCATGTACGTCTTATCGTTCATTACGATGTATTTTGGTTGCATCAATCAATCGCAAGACAGCTTTCTGGTGCTGTATTTGGCCATTGTATTCTGTTTTTTGGTTCGGTTACCTTGAAGACAAGAAGTTCAGCTCGCTTCATTGCCTGGTGGATTAACCTTTTATGGGACAAATATCAAATATCCCGTATCAAATGGTTCGGATTGTGCTTGAAGTAAATCCTCATCTTTTTGGCGTTCACAGGATTGCAATTATTAGCTTTTGTTCCGCTGCCAGTTGGCCGCATGGTTGTCTGGGACTGGAATGATTTTCTCACCCAGAACATGGGCGAATTGtcaatttcaaactgtttcacgGTCCACCTGTGGCCTGGATTTTCCACAATCACGCacgaattttgttgttgaagcACTTATTGCTTGGAATCCATCTCAATAACCACTTGACAGATTGTAACGTAATTTTCTACATGCAAACATCTAAACTagttttttttccgaaatttcaaaaattttcacccATTCGATAAGAAGTTTTGCACAGAATAAAGTGATTCTATTTGACGAAGATCTGGCGAGATTTTcatcttttcgcagtttcaataATCTATCTTCCGCCTTAGTCTATTTCTCGTTAGCAGTAATAAACAGTAGAAATCTTTGTATCTTTCAGTATTACGAAttcatttttatacaattatcACTcttcgagttacaacgatttgaaaaaagtttgaAGAAAGGGGCAAAATAAGGAATGAAAACCTCAAAACTTTACTAAATATTATCCTACGTGAAGGGTTTCGATTGTTCAAATATGTAAGGGTCGATTTTCACTAATATAGACTCAGATGTTAAGTCTCATGAATTATTCGGATTTGACTTCTGGTACCGGAGTAACCAATTATTTAGAgtgaaagcaaagtcttggcattacattccttttgtagaattggacctttctgtttcaacagacttcgcaaccgattctaagcgtacaaaatcattgcatggctagtactatggatgctactggcactaagaatccttccaggtcggggctcgaaaatacgacaactggcttgtaagaccagcgtcctatgcattgaaccgtcaacccggactGATTATTTAGAGTGAAGGActagtaaaaataaaattcaatttatctTAGATCCTAGTATTATTGTTTGTGCCTCTGATAGGGGTAAGATAAGTTCTTCGAAGAATCTCACAGTTATATATGTATGCTTATGAGAAAGGTTGTTCCTCCGATTTATGCTACTTCGAGATTTCGATAAAAAGCTGGTCTGTTAGCTCTAATATACGTAACGTTTTATTCACCAATCGTTATAAATACCATCAACCTCAAATCATCTGCAATTTCACTAATCGATCACGTCTTTCGGAATTGATACACTCAAGTCAGCCACCACGTAGGCTGCTGCTGCCCATAACGCGGCACACTTATCGAGGTTCTTTGGATCCTCTACTGCCATGCTGTCCCCAGCGGAATGATGAAACCTAAATTAAAGTTTATGGAGTTTTGAACTTGAGTCGTCAATTGGGATATGTTCGCTCACCAGAAGTATTTCTCGTTTTTGTTCATCAGGGAAGCCCCAGGAAATCCTCGACTCGTCCAATGGGAAATATCCGGTCCGCCATCCGTAGGAGTCTCAAAGTCGGTTGCGTTCAGCGAGGACATCAACCTTCATAACAAACACACTTTTATTTACCACTTCTCAATTATAAGATACTGTATTGTTGTATACTAACTTGACAATCTCTCTGAATATGCACCCAGCGTCATTATTTCCCGAGAAATCCAACCCTCTCGGTTCGAAGGTGCCGATGTCCGATTCAAAGAAGAAATTGAATTCCTCTTTCTCGTTTGTTTTGTGTGCATCTTTGTAAGCTCTTCCTCCCCAAAGTCCTTCCTCCTCACCAGTCCACAAAATGGCTCTTATCGTGCGTTTCGGTCTTAATCCCATCGCCTTCAAGAAGGTTAAAGCTTTCCATGATATCAGTGCCCCACCGCCATCATCCATGGCACCCACACCGACATCCCAGCTGTCGAGATGCCCCGAGACAATAACCACCGATGAATTTGTGTACTTCGTTCCGACCAATTCAGCGATTGTGTTTCGCGAAACAAATGGTTCCAGGTTTCTATCTTCCATTTCCAAATGAATGGTCATTTGATCACCTCGTCTGTACTTTCTCAGAATCATTTCTGCGTCTTCCACAGTAATACAGGCTGATGGGATCTTTTTCACGCCTTCTTCATAATTCTGTCCACCGGTATGAGGCGATCCGATCGAAAATGGTGTAACCGATCTGATCAAAGTTGCCACggctccttttttagaggcgaCAGATGCTCCTTTGCTGCGGTAAACCACCGTCTTTCCATAGCTCTCCCATTGAGgaacaaatactacaatttttccTTTCACCTGATCTGGAGTTATGGATTCGAACTCTTTGAACGATTCAACAGCCAGCACATCCGCAATGATTCCTCCCCGGGGAGTACCGACCGAAGTTCCAAGACCCAGCAAgggaagattttttttgaatGGTGTCACCAATTGTGCACTTTCGTATCCGCGTACCCAATGCGGCACTGTCGCGTTCTCCGTATGAACATTTTCTAATTGGTCTTCCTTCATACGATCTAGCACATAATCGATCGCTTTTTCCAACTGTTCGGAGCCGGCCAATCGAGCACCGAATGTGTCCACTAACTGTGATAAGCTCTCCCACGTTTTTCCTGCGAATTGTCCATCCACAATTCCGCTAATTATTTTGTTCACTATCGGTTGATAGGTTTTGATCTCTTGTAGCAAAGTATCCGGTAAATTGCATGAATTCTCGCTACTATTGTCCAACTCAAACTGATCGATACGATTATCCAACACGCTTGTCGAAGCTCGTCCCAACAGCAGAACTAGAAGTAGCAACAATTTCCGGTATGCTTCCATGGCATGAGCTTACTGACGACTGATCGCTTCGGTTCTGCCTTTTTGCTGAGCATGTTTTATTATCTCCCGTTGCTTGTCCAGTTTAACCcatttagtttttgttttggtGGAAACGATACGATGTGAGTGTACAGTATCATATCTGTATTGGTTTCCATTGGATGATCGTGTGATCGTGTTCTGTTCTATCATGACAAGTGAGTCAGAATTCGACTATACTAGCGCATTGCCTATAAACATTCGGAGAAAGTGGAAGCAAGTAGATTGAAGGCGGTATTTTATATCACAAGAATTTTGGGCTCTGCTGTAACATAGAATCAGATGATTCTCAATTCATTTAGACATTTTTCGCAATATGTTCGTCGGAAATCATCGATCTTAATGTAATATTTGGGTTGTCACATTAGCCACATTCACAACTTAGAAGATAAAAccgaataattttgattttcttGATAAATAATAATTAGTCACTCTACACAACTGAAACGCGTTTTACGGTTATCTTAATGGCATTTTACTTATTAGGTAATTATTACAACATGTTTTAACTCTATAATGTCAATgaaatacatggaatttaaaagTGATGATATGAAACATGAAAATCGTAATAGTAATTGGATTAAAACGAATGTTAAAGTATTTGATATAACGTCGTAATTATAGTAGATCAATGTTTACTTTTCTTGTAGTTTAGTTACAGACACTATAATGAGCATCCACAaggaatcaaaataataaatacgCGATAAGCATTACGTGACCTAGGAAGTTTACTCGGAGTAGAGGAAAACTTCGCCTGAATTATTGAATTGCACACCAAATTTCTCTTTCGATATTCAGtatactgaggtcttttttacgagGGGGATACgcacaaaaaaaaccgcgtagcttcggaaatccgcgtacaaAAACCGCGAATCTataccagagctaataaaagtcattttcattgactcaaaaacgatgaaaatgacaagaaattacctTCATTCTCAGCTTCGTTCGCAAACTATgaaaacgaaatccatgtccggtcaatgacataagcgggacagtagtttccgaattgtgttctttctttcaattgccctttcagtcatttgcagttatcagtgaaaatcccatagtatgcagtgtcgatattcaaccgaagttgtgagaatcgaaaatgacagaaaaaggtttcacaataacttttacctgttggggctcgaatttgtagtagtttcggtttccaaagaggttctgggatgtaattacttcgttttgccatattttagtcactttttatagccacgCCTCACGGATTTTCAAgaagaaaattgaaattctgctgatgctccctgaagacgttagtttagtTTCATCTTCTGAAACTAGAACGAGGAAAGACTGACGtctcaattatactctctctttgtgtcaatgagaaacgagaatgctttgtctctcttcgtttgttctgatgTCGGCCATTTACGAATTAGACAGTAAAATAACGAAAATGAAACTGTTGAATTGGATTGTTTAATTGAGAatacgtgacaattttaagttcTGATCTATACAAACTATTTTTTGTTACCAAATGTCTTCAAAAATTCATCAAACATCTGCAAACAAAAcgctagaaaaaaaaagattcggaGTTTTCCAAAATCGTAATTTTTTTCtctaaatgtcttagaaatgcaagaAACGTCGAAA
This genomic window contains:
- the LOC131431992 gene encoding carboxypeptidase Q-like, whose translation is MEAYRKLLLLLVLLLGRASTSVLDNRIDQFELDNSSENSCNLPDTLLQEIKTYQPIVNKIISGIVDGQFAGKTWESLSQLVDTFGARLAGSEQLEKAIDYVLDRMKEDQLENVHTENATVPHWVRGYESAQLVTPFKKNLPLLGLGTSVGTPRGGIIADVLAVESFKEFESITPDQVKGKIVVFVPQWESYGKTVVYRSKGASVASKKGAVATLIRSVTPFSIGSPHTGGQNYEEGVKKIPSACITVEDAEMILRKYRRGDQMTIHLEMEDRNLEPFVSRNTIAELVGTKYTNSSVVIVSGHLDSWDVGVGAMDDGGGALISWKALTFLKAMGLRPKRTIRAILWTGEEEGLWGGRAYKDAHKTNEKEEFNFFFESDIGTFEPRGLDFSGNNDAGCIFREIVKLMSSLNATDFETPTDGGPDISHWTSRGFPGASLMNKNEKYFWFHHSAGDSMAVEDPKNLDKCAALWAAAAYVVADLSVSIPKDVID